Proteins from one Rhinopithecus roxellana isolate Shanxi Qingling chromosome 20, ASM756505v1, whole genome shotgun sequence genomic window:
- the DEXI gene encoding dexamethasone-induced protein isoform X2, translating to MLGARVAAHLDALGPLVPYVPPPLLPSMFYVGLFFVNVLILYYAFLMEYIVLNVGLVFLPEDMDQALVDLGVLSDPGSGLYDADSELDVFDGYLE from the coding sequence ATGCTGGGCGCCCGGGTCGCGGCCCACCTGGACGCATTGGGCCCCCTGGTCCCCTACGTGCCGCCGCCACTGCTGCCCTCTATGTTCTACGTGGGCCTGTTCTTCGTCAATGTGCTGATTCTGTACTACGCCTTCCTCATGGAGTACATCGTCCTTAACGTGGGCCTTGTCTTCCTGCCCGAGGACATGGACCAGGCGCTCGTGGACCTCGGCGTACTCTCCGACCCCGGCTCGGGCCTTTACGATGCTGACTCGGAGCTCGACGTCTTTGATGGGTACTTGGAGTAG
- the DEXI gene encoding dexamethasone-induced protein isoform X1 codes for MQGPAGEPARGRSGGGAPSATRRETRWPQPWALGLRGGARTCGAGRERQLPGPALDAEPRWDPRRLCEALRAPGRRLEGAGQPPSTLGGPVSPSGRSRGPWGHIWGCGDPPGVLRGSGRVCQGTSGARRRLCRAPGHPWMAALCPRRPPGRRRG; via the coding sequence ATGCAGGGGCCGGCCGGGGAACCAGCTAGAGGCcgctcgggaggcggagctccgAGCGCGACCCGGAGGGAGACGCGGTGGCCGCAGCCATGGGCGCTGGGCCTGCGGGGGGGCGCGAGGACCTGCGGGGCCGGGCGGGAGAGACAGCTGCCGGGACCGGCCCTAGACGCTGAGCCGCGGTGGGATCCCCGCCGGCTCTGCGAGGCCCTGCGAGCGCCAGGGAGGCGCCTCGAGGGAGCCGGGCAGCCGCCGTCCACTTTAGGGGGCCCCGTCTCGCCGTCTGGGCGGTCGAGAGGGCCTTGGGGGCACATCTGGGGGTGCGGTGACCCGCCTGGCGTATTGCGGGGGTCAGGGCGCGTTTGCCAGGGGACATCTGGAGCCCGGCGCCGCCTCTGTCGGGCCCCAGGGCACCCCTGGATGGCTGCGCTGTGCCCTCGCCGGCCGCCCGGGCGCCGCAGAGGCTGA